One genomic segment of Microlunatus antarcticus includes these proteins:
- a CDS encoding glycoside hydrolase family 13 protein, translated as MTTTQGSAVTTGGDGGWWRTAVVYQVYPRSFADTDGNGLGDLPGVTAHLDELAALGVDAVWLSPFYPSPQVDGGYDISDLCGVDPLLGSLDDVDVLLTRAHALGLRVIVDLVPNHTSSAHPWFQAALAAGPGSPERERYHFRDEPTDWQSVFGGPAWTQVPDGQWYLHLFDSAQPDLNWSSERVRADYDDVLRFWLDRGVDGFRIDVGHGLVKDPTFPSYPGSPLASGAKQQAPYWDQEGVHDLHRHWRSLAETYADRPRMLCGEVNVGVDRAVRYVRPDELHQVFNWPFLVTHWEPAALRAVVDESIAAYGGVGAAPTWVLGNHDTLRAASRFGYPVGEAPRRVGPRSVQPDVALGLRRARAAALLMLALPGSAYVYQGDELGLGEHTMLADADRQDPAFARTQGVDLGRDGCRVPMPWEADAPALGFSSGEPWLPQPEAYAALARDRQQADPASTLVLWTSALRLRRDLGLGAGDLRWTSAPGERVLTFDRSPVHVTANLGDADVRLPPDAEVLLSSDPDAGRDVPPDTTVWWR; from the coding sequence CTGACCACCACGCAGGGGAGCGCCGTCACCACGGGTGGTGACGGCGGCTGGTGGCGTACGGCCGTCGTCTACCAGGTCTACCCCCGCTCGTTCGCCGACACCGACGGCAACGGGCTCGGAGACCTGCCCGGGGTCACCGCCCACCTGGACGAGCTGGCGGCGCTGGGCGTGGACGCCGTCTGGCTGTCGCCGTTCTACCCGTCGCCGCAGGTCGACGGCGGCTACGACATCAGCGACCTCTGCGGCGTGGACCCCCTGCTCGGGAGCCTCGACGACGTCGACGTCCTCCTGACCCGCGCCCACGCCCTCGGGCTCCGCGTGATCGTCGACCTGGTGCCCAACCACACCTCGTCGGCGCACCCCTGGTTCCAGGCGGCCCTCGCCGCCGGTCCCGGCTCGCCGGAACGCGAGCGCTACCACTTCCGCGACGAGCCGACGGACTGGCAGTCGGTCTTCGGCGGGCCCGCGTGGACGCAGGTGCCCGACGGGCAGTGGTACCTCCACCTCTTCGACTCTGCGCAGCCCGACCTCAACTGGTCCTCGGAGCGAGTTCGGGCCGACTACGACGACGTCCTGCGCTTCTGGCTCGACCGCGGCGTCGACGGTTTCCGGATCGACGTCGGCCACGGGCTGGTCAAGGACCCGACCTTCCCGTCGTACCCCGGCTCCCCGCTGGCCTCGGGCGCCAAGCAGCAGGCGCCGTACTGGGACCAGGAGGGCGTGCACGACCTCCACCGCCACTGGCGCAGCCTCGCCGAGACGTACGCCGACCGCCCGCGGATGCTCTGCGGGGAGGTCAATGTCGGGGTCGACCGCGCGGTGCGCTACGTCCGGCCTGACGAGCTGCACCAGGTCTTCAACTGGCCGTTCCTGGTCACGCACTGGGAGCCGGCCGCCCTGCGGGCCGTCGTCGACGAGTCGATCGCCGCGTACGGCGGGGTCGGCGCCGCCCCGACCTGGGTGCTCGGCAACCACGACACCCTGCGGGCCGCGTCGCGCTTCGGCTACCCGGTCGGCGAGGCGCCCCGGCGGGTGGGGCCGCGTTCCGTGCAGCCGGACGTCGCTCTCGGCCTGCGGCGGGCCCGGGCGGCCGCCCTGCTCATGCTTGCGCTGCCCGGGTCGGCGTACGTCTACCAGGGCGACGAGCTCGGGCTGGGGGAGCACACCATGCTCGCCGACGCCGACCGGCAGGACCCGGCCTTCGCGCGGACGCAGGGTGTGGACCTCGGCCGGGACGGGTGCCGCGTGCCGATGCCCTGGGAGGCGGACGCGCCGGCCCTCGGCTTCTCCAGCGGGGAGCCGTGGCTGCCGCAGCCCGAGGCGTACGCCGCCCTCGCCCGCGACCGACAGCAGGCCGACCCGGCCTCGACCCTCGTGCTCTGGACGTCCGCGCTCCGGCTCCGCCGTGACCTCGGCCTCGGCGCCGGCGACCTGCGCTGGACCTCCGCGCCGGGGGAACGCGTCCTGACCTTCGACCGCAGCCCCGTCCACGTCACCGCCAACCTCGGCGACGCCGACGTCCGGCTCCCGCCCGACGCCGAGGTGCTGCTGAGCAGCGACCCCGACGCCGGACGCGACGTCCCGCCGGACACCACCGTCTGGTGGCGCTGA